A genomic stretch from Desulfolutivibrio sulfodismutans DSM 3696 includes:
- a CDS encoding HDIG domain-containing metalloprotein codes for MPEKPFSDAHSGTSPESRPEAMSGAYAPVVSFVPTTAQCLALWDAYDMLPNIRSHSLTVACIAETLARSAAAAGLPVDVDAVRAAALLHDLAKTYTIRHGGNHSQLGGAWVQELTGNPALAQGVIHHVHWPFSVDIRAHFLPLIIIYSDKRVKHNRVVSLTERFEDLLHRYGATPDIRQRIGRSFAQAREIEDALIQTLGFQTDADIAHCRGLVE; via the coding sequence ATGCCTGAAAAACCATTCTCCGACGCCCACTCCGGGACTTCCCCGGAGTCCCGTCCCGAGGCCATGTCCGGGGCATATGCGCCCGTTGTCTCCTTCGTGCCCACCACGGCCCAGTGTCTGGCCCTGTGGGACGCCTACGACATGCTGCCCAACATCCGGTCCCACAGCCTGACCGTGGCCTGCATCGCCGAGACCCTGGCCCGGTCGGCGGCGGCGGCGGGACTTCCCGTGGACGTGGACGCCGTGCGGGCCGCAGCCCTTTTGCACGATCTGGCCAAGACCTACACCATCCGCCACGGCGGCAACCACAGCCAGCTCGGCGGGGCCTGGGTCCAGGAATTGACGGGAAATCCGGCCCTGGCCCAGGGGGTCATCCACCATGTCCACTGGCCGTTTTCCGTGGACATCAGGGCCCATTTCCTGCCCCTGATCATTATTTACAGCGACAAGCGGGTCAAGCACAACCGGGTGGTGAGCCTGACCGAACGATTCGAGGATCTGCTGCACCGGTATGGGGCCACACCAGACATTCGTCAACGCATCGGCCGCTCCTTCGCCCAGGCCCGGGAGATCGAGGACGCGCTGATACAAACCCTGGGATTTCAAACTGATGCGGATATTGCTCATTGCCGGGGGCTGGTCGAGTGA
- a CDS encoding D-alanine--D-alanine ligase family protein encodes MRILLIAGGWSSEREVALSGAQKIRQSLLNLGHEVRFLDPAEAFDDIAAAAAEADFAFINLHGAPGEDGLIQAMLDAVRLPYQGSGPAGSFLALSKAAAKQIYRARGLATLPWEFLPAPPDPTFSPRFEPPYFVKPNLGGSSVHAGPAADRQALFAALAPIFRSGDAAIVEPAVTGMELTCAVLGETPLPPILIRPKSGSGFFDYTAKYAPDGADELCPAPVSPELIHRLEETALAAHRALGLTGYSRSDFILSGTDLFLLETNTLPGMTPTSLLPRAAAAAGMSFEDLLARLIELGMARGRHGHEHSVS; translated from the coding sequence ATGCGGATATTGCTCATTGCCGGGGGCTGGTCGAGTGAACGTGAGGTGGCGTTGTCCGGGGCGCAAAAAATCCGGCAATCCCTCCTAAACCTCGGACACGAGGTGCGTTTTCTGGACCCGGCCGAGGCCTTCGACGACATCGCCGCCGCTGCGGCCGAGGCGGATTTCGCCTTCATCAACCTGCATGGCGCGCCCGGCGAGGACGGCCTCATCCAGGCCATGCTCGACGCCGTGCGCCTTCCCTATCAGGGAAGCGGGCCGGCCGGGTCGTTTCTGGCCCTGTCCAAGGCCGCCGCAAAGCAGATCTACCGGGCCCGGGGCCTGGCCACCCTGCCCTGGGAATTTCTGCCCGCGCCGCCCGACCCCACATTTTCCCCGCGTTTCGAACCGCCCTATTTCGTCAAGCCCAACCTGGGCGGCTCCAGCGTCCATGCCGGACCGGCCGCCGACCGCCAAGCCCTTTTCGCGGCCCTGGCCCCCATTTTCCGCAGCGGCGACGCGGCCATCGTGGAACCCGCCGTCACCGGCATGGAACTGACCTGCGCCGTGCTCGGGGAGACGCCCCTGCCGCCCATCCTCATCCGGCCCAAATCGGGCAGCGGCTTTTTCGACTACACCGCCAAATACGCCCCGGACGGCGCCGACGAACTCTGTCCGGCCCCCGTGTCCCCGGAACTGATCCACCGCCTGGAGGAAACCGCCCTGGCCGCCCACCGGGCCCTGGGGCTTACCGGCTACAGCCGCTCGGATTTCATCCTGTCCGGAACCGACCTTTTCCTTTTGGAAACGAACACCCTGCCGGGCATGACCCCCACCAGCCTCTTGCCTCGGGCGGCGGCGGCGGCAGGGATGTCCTTCGAGGATCTGCTGGCCCGGCTTATCGAACTGGGCATGGCCCGGGGCCGCCACGGCCATGAGCACAGCGTTTCCTGA
- the carA gene encoding glutamine-hydrolyzing carbamoyl-phosphate synthase small subunit, translated as MKAILALEDGALFPGESFTGQGAAGGEVIFNTGMTGYQEVLTDPSYHGQMVCMTYPHIGNYGVNPADVESAKIHVAGFIVKECCKTPSNWRATATLPEYLTRQGVMGIEGIDTRALTRHLRLNGAMRGYISTDVSDPQALVAKARALPSMEGLGLADRVTCDGPYRFDGEKPVPVTLPDGAYAWPGPGPRVVVYDMGIKWNILRLLADQGFDVLAVPSTFTADQVKRLSPDAVFLSNGPGDPAALTGLVAATAVLADTYPTAGICLGHQLLGLALGGTTFKLKFGHHGLNHPVKDLETGRIEISSQNHGFCVDIASLKNVRLTHINLNDQTLEGFAHEIKPIIAIQHHPEAAPGPHDSRFFFRRFREMVREHTGK; from the coding sequence ATGAAAGCCATCCTCGCCCTGGAAGACGGCGCCCTTTTTCCCGGTGAATCCTTCACCGGCCAGGGCGCGGCCGGAGGGGAAGTGATCTTCAACACCGGCATGACCGGCTATCAGGAGGTTTTGACCGACCCCTCCTACCACGGCCAGATGGTGTGCATGACCTATCCGCACATCGGCAACTACGGCGTCAATCCCGCCGACGTGGAATCGGCCAAAATCCATGTGGCCGGATTCATCGTCAAGGAATGCTGCAAGACGCCCTCCAACTGGCGGGCCACGGCCACGCTTCCCGAATACCTCACCCGGCAGGGGGTCATGGGCATCGAGGGCATCGACACCCGGGCGCTCACCCGCCATCTGCGCTTAAACGGGGCCATGCGCGGCTATATCTCCACGGACGTGTCCGACCCCCAGGCCCTGGTGGCCAAGGCCAGGGCCCTGCCCTCCATGGAGGGACTGGGGCTGGCCGACCGGGTCACCTGCGACGGCCCCTACCGCTTCGACGGCGAAAAGCCTGTGCCCGTGACCCTTCCCGACGGCGCATACGCCTGGCCGGGCCCCGGGCCCCGGGTGGTGGTCTACGACATGGGCATCAAGTGGAACATCCTGCGCCTTCTGGCGGACCAGGGCTTCGACGTTTTGGCCGTGCCCTCCACGTTTACCGCCGACCAGGTCAAACGGCTGTCTCCCGACGCCGTGTTTTTGTCCAACGGTCCCGGCGACCCGGCGGCCCTCACCGGACTGGTCGCGGCCACGGCGGTTTTGGCCGACACCTATCCCACGGCGGGCATCTGCCTGGGACACCAGCTTTTGGGGCTGGCTCTGGGCGGCACGACCTTCAAACTCAAGTTCGGGCACCACGGCCTGAACCACCCGGTCAAGGATCTGGAGACCGGACGCATCGAGATATCCTCCCAGAACCACGGATTCTGCGTGGACATCGCCAGCTTAAAAAACGTACGTCTCACCCATATCAATCTGAACGATCAGACCCTGGAAGGTTTTGCTCACGAGATAAAACCCATTATCGCCATCCAGCATCATCCCGAAGCGGCCCCGGGCCCCCACGATAGCCGGTTCTTTTTCCGGCGGTTCCGGGAGATGGTCCGGGAACACACCGGGAAATAG
- a CDS encoding tetratricopeptide repeat protein, giving the protein MSAELSKARAQISAIGTHLKQGKVFPAATALYEAINSILRSQLMKSEREEFARMITDAVYLLNNDKGFRSSYPLLMQYHPGQEKQLAEMLRDVLQELQHTAVSEAKDIIQEKSQRREASLERGRLLLAEQKHDEAREVLEKLAKEHPDDSDLKARIADLFIKGELYEDAFTYLNEALDLSPDQIHLYNRIGIVLRRLKKFDVAEKYFIRAVPYAKNDANLYFNLGRVYVDWGRFDKAEKAARIALRITPAFDEAKKMLNFSLKRQNKPVEP; this is encoded by the coding sequence ATGTCTGCGGAACTCTCCAAGGCTCGGGCTCAGATATCGGCCATCGGCACCCATCTCAAGCAGGGGAAGGTGTTCCCGGCGGCCACCGCGTTGTACGAGGCCATAAATAGCATCCTGCGCTCCCAGCTCATGAAGTCCGAGCGGGAAGAATTCGCCCGGATGATCACCGACGCCGTCTACCTGCTCAATAACGACAAGGGGTTCCGCTCCTCCTACCCCCTGCTCATGCAGTACCATCCGGGCCAGGAGAAACAGTTAGCGGAGATGCTGCGCGACGTGCTCCAGGAGTTGCAGCACACGGCGGTGTCCGAGGCCAAGGACATCATCCAGGAAAAAAGTCAGCGCCGCGAGGCCAGCCTGGAGCGCGGCCGCCTGCTGCTGGCCGAGCAAAAGCACGACGAGGCCCGGGAGGTTCTGGAAAAGCTGGCCAAGGAGCACCCCGACGACTCGGACTTAAAGGCCCGCATCGCGGATCTGTTCATCAAGGGCGAGCTCTACGAGGACGCCTTCACCTACCTCAACGAGGCCCTGGACCTCTCGCCGGACCAGATCCATCTGTACAACCGCATCGGCATCGTGCTGCGGCGTCTGAAAAAGTTCGACGTGGCTGAGAAATATTTCATCCGCGCCGTGCCCTACGCCAAAAACGACGCCAACCTCTATTTCAACCTGGGCCGGGTGTATGTGGACTGGGGGAGGTTCGACAAGGCTGAGAAGGCGGCGCGCATCGCGCTACGCATCACGCCTGCCTTTGACGAGGCCAAAAAGATGCTCAATTTTTCGCTCAAGCGGCAAAATAAGCCCGTGGAGCCGTAA
- a CDS encoding GGDEF domain-containing protein produces the protein MNVLPHTTGDGWESGREMLAAAQVVRYLAGIVRDPLSPPEFPPQLEAVEGLRELASSLVEVSAFAVRLAEGDLSGTLPVRGAFAGALKMLQGNLRHLAWQASRVAEGDFSQQVDFMGEFSQTFNAMVAKLDQSQAALRASESKYRQLAITDSLTGLYNLRYFFTIAEKEFRRALRHRRPVSIIMLDIDNFKSINDRHGHAVGDTVLREFSRNLGRTLRGADVLARYGGEEFIVLLPETGREAGAAVAEKLQKNVEGCFIGLESGCLNITASFGVSSFATFSGNRLTAAEIMEQTVKRADQALYRSKNSGKNMVTFLAFGDASAEGLGVGASRKMRNSAE, from the coding sequence ATGAACGTCTTGCCGCATACGACTGGTGACGGCTGGGAGTCCGGCCGGGAGATGCTGGCGGCGGCCCAGGTCGTTCGCTATCTGGCCGGGATCGTGCGCGACCCCTTGTCGCCACCGGAGTTTCCCCCCCAGTTGGAGGCGGTGGAAGGCCTGCGGGAATTGGCCTCGTCGCTGGTGGAGGTCAGCGCCTTTGCGGTCAGGCTGGCCGAGGGCGACCTGTCGGGGACGCTTCCCGTGCGCGGCGCGTTCGCCGGAGCGCTGAAGATGCTCCAGGGCAATCTGCGCCACCTAGCCTGGCAGGCCTCGCGCGTGGCCGAAGGGGATTTTTCCCAACAAGTCGATTTCATGGGGGAGTTCTCCCAGACCTTCAACGCCATGGTCGCAAAGCTGGACCAGTCCCAGGCGGCCCTGCGGGCCAGCGAGAGCAAATATCGCCAATTGGCCATCACCGACAGCCTCACGGGCCTGTACAATCTGCGCTATTTTTTCACCATCGCCGAGAAGGAATTCCGCCGCGCCCTGCGCCATCGCCGACCGGTTTCAATCATCATGCTCGATATCGACAACTTCAAGAGCATCAACGACCGCCATGGCCACGCCGTGGGAGACACGGTGCTGCGGGAGTTCTCCCGGAATCTCGGCCGGACCCTGCGCGGCGCGGACGTCCTGGCCAGGTACGGGGGCGAGGAGTTCATCGTGCTTCTGCCCGAGACCGGGCGCGAGGCCGGGGCGGCCGTGGCCGAGAAGCTGCAAAAAAACGTGGAGGGCTGTTTCATCGGCCTGGAAAGCGGCTGCCTCAACATCACCGCCAGCTTCGGGGTGAGCTCTTTTGCGACGTTTTCCGGGAATCGCCTGACGGCGGCCGAGATCATGGAGCAGACGGTGAAGCGGGCCGATCAGGCCCTGTACCGGTCGAAAAATTCCGGGAAAAACATGGTCACCTTTCTGGCCTTTGGCGATGCCTCGGCCGAAGGCCTGGGGGTTGGCGCGTCGCGAAAAATGCGCAACAGCGCCGAGTGA
- a CDS encoding V4R domain-containing protein, with protein MQDRKYAFSWDLIGNLDIGRPNLGPTTRLEVYRLMQYAFRDVIERHCGTVKTDTIFYESGYLAGQEFYRKFFTGIKEFGTFISAVQTTLREMGIGIVRVEKADLEKKSFVITVSEDLDCSGLPELDYEVCVYDEGFLAALLDSFTGERFVVKEIDCWCTGDRTCRFTAEIVGG; from the coding sequence ATGCAGGACCGGAAGTACGCTTTTTCGTGGGATTTGATCGGCAACCTGGACATCGGACGGCCCAACCTGGGCCCCACGACCCGGCTGGAGGTCTACCGGCTCATGCAATACGCCTTTCGGGACGTCATCGAGAGGCACTGCGGCACGGTGAAGACGGACACCATCTTCTACGAGTCCGGATATCTGGCCGGACAGGAATTCTACCGGAAGTTTTTCACCGGGATCAAGGAGTTCGGGACATTTATTAGCGCCGTGCAGACCACCCTCAGGGAGATGGGCATCGGGATCGTGCGGGTGGAGAAGGCGGACCTGGAGAAAAAATCCTTCGTCATCACCGTTTCCGAGGATCTGGACTGCTCGGGGCTGCCGGAGCTCGATTACGAGGTCTGCGTGTACGACGAGGGCTTTTTGGCGGCGCTTCTGGATAGCTTCACCGGGGAGCGGTTTGTGGTCAAAGAGATCGACTGTTGGTGTACCGGTGACCGGACATGCCGGTTCACGGCCGAGATTGTCGGCGGGTAG
- a CDS encoding L,D-transpeptidase family protein: MYGFRCVAAVLPAMCLALAVSCAKKPTAPAAPPSPAAVARPAPAGLDDLARVHPLDHSRQLVLVVTRDYDSITGVLAFFERDGDGAPWRQVIGPFPVTVGRTGLAFGRGLHGHGPSLPGIPAKHEGDGKAPAGAFALTMGFSYDPKALGFSPKMPMHHVTADTICVENPDSRKYNMVFDESTAGPADWSGPDRMLRADGLYKNGLFVAHNTDPVAPGAGSCIFIHSWRGPDSPTAGCTAMEPGRVAELLRLLDAAKSPVMVQLPREARDRLAGAWGLPDMAAPGL, encoded by the coding sequence ATGTACGGATTTCGATGTGTTGCGGCCGTCCTGCCGGCCATGTGTCTGGCCCTGGCGGTTTCCTGCGCCAAAAAGCCCACGGCCCCGGCCGCGCCGCCCTCCCCGGCGGCCGTCGCCAGACCCGCCCCGGCCGGTCTGGACGATCTGGCCCGGGTGCATCCCCTGGACCATTCCCGTCAACTCGTGCTGGTCGTCACCCGCGACTACGACAGCATTACCGGCGTCCTGGCGTTTTTCGAACGCGACGGCGATGGCGCGCCCTGGCGGCAGGTGATTGGGCCCTTCCCGGTCACCGTGGGCCGCACCGGCCTGGCCTTTGGCCGGGGACTGCATGGCCACGGCCCGTCCCTGCCCGGCATCCCGGCCAAACACGAGGGTGACGGCAAGGCCCCGGCCGGGGCCTTCGCCCTGACCATGGGCTTTTCCTACGACCCGAAGGCCCTGGGGTTTTCGCCGAAAATGCCCATGCATCACGTCACCGCCGACACCATCTGCGTGGAGAATCCGGACTCGCGGAAATACAACATGGTTTTCGACGAGAGCACGGCCGGTCCTGCGGACTGGTCCGGGCCGGATCGCATGTTGCGCGCCGACGGCCTGTATAAAAACGGCCTGTTCGTGGCCCACAACACCGATCCCGTCGCGCCCGGGGCCGGATCGTGCATCTTCATCCATTCCTGGCGCGGCCCCGATTCCCCCACGGCCGGGTGCACGGCCATGGAGCCCGGCCGGGTGGCGGAGTTGTTGCGGCTTCTCGATGCCGCCAAGTCGCCGGTCATGGTGCAGCTTCCCCGGGAGGCCCGGGACCGGCTGGCCGGGGCCTGGGGATTGCCGGATATGGCCGCCCCAGGCCTGTGA